A genomic window from Magnetovibrio sp. PR-2 includes:
- a CDS encoding nucleoside deaminase — translation MSEANDTPMQLALTLARAGADAGEVPVGCVIVDGETGEVLAQTTNRTERDHDPTAHAELLAIREACAKVGSTRLVGCDLYVTLEPCAMCATAISYARIRRLYFGAYDPKMGGVEHGPAIFNQPTCHHSPEVYGGMDESEAVEMLKTFFSKRR, via the coding sequence ATGAGCGAAGCAAACGACACCCCGATGCAATTGGCTTTGACCCTGGCGCGCGCAGGCGCGGATGCGGGGGAAGTGCCTGTGGGTTGCGTCATTGTGGACGGGGAAACGGGCGAGGTCTTGGCCCAAACCACCAACCGGACCGAGCGCGATCATGACCCCACCGCACACGCCGAGTTGTTGGCTATTCGAGAGGCCTGCGCCAAGGTGGGCTCGACGCGATTGGTGGGGTGCGATCTCTACGTCACGTTAGAGCCCTGCGCCATGTGCGCCACGGCCATTTCTTACGCTCGCATCCGGCGTCTCTATTTCGGGGCATACGATCCCAAAATGGGCGGTGTCGAACATGGTCCGGCCATCTTCAACCAGCCGACTTGTCACCACAGCCCCGAAGTTTACGGCGGGATGGATGAGAGTGAGGCGGTGGAGATGTTGAAGACGTTTTTTTCAAAGAGGCGTTAG
- a CDS encoding gamma-glutamyl-gamma-aminobutyrate hydrolase family protein — protein MTTDLLTPVIGITLDFEDGGADQYSKFPWYALRHNYISSVVKAGGLPLLLPHEPDLLEIYADDIDGLLIPGGNFDVDPSMYGATTTHDTVTTKDGRTAFEMAILQRALKRDIPVLGICGGQQLLHVALGGKLVQHIPDSFDNPLAHEQPNPRDEVGHDIDIVEGTLLHDIVGETHIQANSAHHQAVEDEPAGVKINARAPDGVIEGIEATNMTFCLGVQWHPEFEITPSDVRILAAFVQASREYAMKRETLDD, from the coding sequence ATGACAACAGATTTACTGACACCCGTGATCGGCATCACGCTGGACTTCGAAGACGGCGGCGCGGATCAATATTCCAAGTTTCCGTGGTATGCCCTGCGCCACAACTATATCTCTTCCGTCGTGAAGGCCGGGGGCTTGCCGTTGTTGCTGCCCCACGAACCCGATTTGTTGGAGATTTACGCCGACGACATCGACGGTTTGTTGATCCCCGGCGGCAACTTCGACGTAGACCCGTCCATGTACGGTGCGACGACGACCCACGACACGGTCACCACCAAAGATGGCCGCACAGCTTTTGAAATGGCGATTTTGCAGCGTGCGCTCAAACGCGACATTCCCGTGCTGGGCATTTGCGGTGGGCAGCAACTGCTGCACGTGGCGCTGGGCGGCAAGCTGGTTCAGCATATCCCCGACAGCTTTGACAATCCGCTGGCCCACGAACAACCCAATCCGCGTGACGAAGTCGGTCACGACATTGACATCGTGGAAGGCACGCTGCTGCACGACATCGTCGGCGAAACCCACATTCAAGCCAACAGCGCGCATCACCAAGCGGTCGAAGACGAACCCGCAGGTGTGAAAATCAACGCCCGCGCCCCCGACGGCGTGATCGAAGGCATTGAAGCCACCAACATGACGTTCTGTTTAGGCGTGCAGTGGCATCCCGAATTTGAAATCACACCTTCGGACGTGCGCATCTTGGCCGCTTTTGTCCAGGCATCGCGCGAATACGCGATGAAGCGAGAGACATTGGATGACTGA
- a CDS encoding pseudouridine synthase — MTDQPEPKGERIAKVMARAGLCSRREAERWIEEARVKVDGKTIDTPATLVTSANTVEVDGKPLPQAQEAMLWRYHKPPGLVTTHKDDQGRPTVFDTLPPRLGRVISVGRLDLNSEGLLLLTNDGGLARELELPSTGWVRTYRVRVFGHVTDAMLESLKDGVTVDGVKYAGIDARVEKKTGRNAWLIVSLTEGKNREIRKVMEHLNLQVNRLIRQAYGPFRLDDLDRGDVAPVPRRQLIDQLGAKLTGASEPPKKTSKTGWAKPKSKPKPKPRPKSKKPGKPSPSRKPRK; from the coding sequence ATGACTGATCAACCCGAACCCAAGGGCGAACGCATTGCCAAAGTCATGGCGCGTGCAGGCCTGTGTTCTCGCCGCGAAGCCGAACGCTGGATTGAAGAGGCCCGCGTCAAAGTGGACGGCAAAACCATCGACACGCCCGCAACCCTGGTCACGTCGGCCAACACGGTGGAAGTCGACGGCAAGCCCCTGCCCCAAGCACAAGAAGCCATGTTGTGGCGCTATCACAAACCGCCGGGGCTGGTCACCACCCACAAAGACGACCAAGGCCGCCCGACCGTGTTCGACACTTTGCCGCCGCGTCTGGGCCGGGTGATTTCGGTGGGCCGGCTGGATCTCAATTCCGAAGGTCTCTTGCTGCTCACCAATGACGGTGGACTGGCGCGCGAGTTGGAGCTGCCGTCCACCGGCTGGGTGCGCACCTATCGTGTGCGGGTGTTTGGTCATGTGACCGATGCCATGCTGGAAAGCCTCAAGGACGGTGTCACCGTGGACGGGGTGAAGTATGCCGGGATCGATGCACGGGTCGAAAAGAAAACCGGGCGCAATGCCTGGCTGATCGTGTCGTTGACCGAAGGCAAAAACCGCGAAATTCGCAAGGTGATGGAACACCTGAACTTGCAGGTGAACCGCCTGATTCGTCAAGCCTACGGGCCCTTTCGCCTGGACGATCTGGACCGCGGCGACGTCGCGCCAGTGCCACGCCGCCAATTGATCGATCAATTGGGCGCAAAACTCACCGGCGCGTCCGAACCGCCGAAAAAGACCTCAAAAACCGGCTGGGCCAAACCTAAGTCCAAGCCCAAACCCAAACCGCGCCCCAAATCCAAAAAGCCCGGCAAACCGAGCCCATCGAGAAAACCGCGCAAATGA
- the rsmD gene encoding 16S rRNA (guanine(966)-N(2))-methyltransferase RsmD, translating to MRIVGGKHKGRPLDAPKGRDTRPTSDRAREAMFNVLAHLPDAPGLHGAHVIDVFAGTGALGLEALSRGAAFATFVENHRAAQKTIQANIQTLDEGAQTQLLPIKAQTLPPAQTPVDYAFLDAPYEKNLTVPALETLIGQDWLKPAAIVMVEIAAEEDFVAPDQLTVIKDKTYGAAKVLFLRNCSDTL from the coding sequence ATGAGAATTGTCGGTGGCAAACATAAAGGTCGGCCGCTTGACGCCCCCAAAGGCCGCGACACCCGCCCCACATCGGACCGCGCGCGCGAGGCCATGTTCAATGTGCTCGCCCACTTGCCGGACGCACCAGGCCTGCACGGCGCACACGTGATCGATGTGTTTGCCGGAACCGGGGCCTTGGGCCTTGAAGCCCTGTCACGCGGAGCCGCCTTCGCCACCTTCGTTGAAAACCACAGAGCCGCGCAAAAAACCATCCAGGCCAACATTCAGACTTTGGACGAAGGTGCGCAGACACAGCTGCTGCCCATCAAAGCCCAGACGCTTCCCCCGGCCCAAACACCCGTGGATTACGCCTTTTTGGACGCGCCTTACGAAAAAAATTTAACCGTACCCGCGCTGGAAACCTTGATCGGTCAAGACTGGCTCAAACCCGCCGCCATCGTCATGGTGGAAATCGCCGCCGAGGAAGACTTTGTCGCCCCGGACCAACTGACTGTTATCAAAGACAAAACTTACGGGGCTGCAAAAGTCCTATTTTTGCGCAATTGTTCCGATAC